A portion of the Myripristis murdjan chromosome 13, fMyrMur1.1, whole genome shotgun sequence genome contains these proteins:
- the ccdc92ba gene encoding coiled-coil domain-containing protein 92, which translates to MDPDSSLSRQIQSVERSMVFLRQEHLTLLHGLHLEILSLQKRCSELTSELKVKPPGRSQIELQEEEELLEARCREVETRLAEQQCTLGELRKELSHKGALVGALRANLKDKERHFLEELKRRSHRSTILNTELQKQTEAAAYLSFQLHAARQKLHHQRMQQRQVLLARANNQGAQYGAEQNSISQEMPTGPSAASPVVKPKRKSARSSSGQLRVERARECVPIEKVTGPAEPTAMPDPALFLHPRRHRARSRHSPAQRQPPLGLEREDEEKGGGEGPMEPQDEAARLVSTATAPPAAETKAD; encoded by the exons ATGGATCCGGACAGCAGCTTGTCTCGTCAGATCCAAAGTGTGGAGAGGAGCATGGTGTTCCTCAGGCAGGAGCATCTCACCTTGCTCCACGGCCTCCACCTGGAGATCCTCTCCCTGCAGAAACGATGCTCag AGCTTACAAGCGAGCTGAAGGTGAAGCCTCCAGGCAGAAGCCAAATAG AGTtgcaggaagaagaggagctcCTGGAGGCCCGCTGTAGGGAGGTGGAAACCCGTCTGGCCGAGCAGCAGTGCACCTTGGGAGAGCTGCGTAAGGAGTTGAGTCACAAGGGGGCTCTGGTGGGAGCTCTCAGAGCCAATCTCAAGGACAAGGAACGTCATTTTCTGGAGGAGCTCAAACGCCGCAGCCACCGCTCCACCATCCTTAACACGGAGCTGCAGAAGCAAACGGAGGCAGCAGCGTACCTCTCCTTCCAACTCCACGCTGCCCGGCAGAAACTGCACCACCAGCGAATGCAGCAGAGGCAGGTTCTCCTTGCCAGAGCCAACAATCAGGGGGCCCAGTATGGTGCTGAGCAGAACTCCATTTCTCAGGAGATGCCCACAGGACCCTCTGCTGCCTCCCCTGTGGTCAAACCCAAGCGTAAGAGTGCCAGGTCCTCCTCAGGGCAGCTGAGAGTGGAACGTGCCAGGGAATGTGTGCCCATAGAGAAAGTGACGGGTCCTGCAGAACCCACAGCCATGCCGGACCCTGCACTTTTCCTACACCCCCGTAGGCACAGAGCCCGCTCCAGGCACTCTCCAGCCCAAAGACAGCCTCCACTGGGCCTGGAACGGGAAGATGAGGAGAAGGGAGGCGGGGAAGGTCCAATGGAGCCCCAAGATGAAGCAGCCAGACTCGTGTCCACAGCCACAGCACCCCCTGCTGCTGAAACCAAGGCAGATTAG